A genomic stretch from Streptosporangium album includes:
- a CDS encoding serine/threonine-protein kinase has product MKQGDVVGGRYELVDYLGRGGYGEVWKGFDQSLDRHVAAKFIRSDRFPTPELREEAEQRFRREARVTARIQHPGVPIVHDIGTHDGDLYLVMQLVEGFRIDDLIAHHRPLPVAWAAAIAAQICAVLTVAHAESLIHRDLKPTNLVLCPDGTVKVLDFGIVAVLGSADITQITRVGEGVGTPYYMSPELAVTGEASPQSDLYALGCVLHELLAGSRVFQSAHTVAEISRHYSEVPAPLRALRRDVPGEIERLVLDLLAKNAADRPSGAAEVYERLLPFVVALPPLPGTTAAAPFPDPLRMYATVVERIAETALVGPRVPAQRPEAARRLSEAELLAANDRAEELAVQGRFSQAIELLEGALIGARDVLPREHPVIFALRMRLADSRFAARDYRQAAEEYDKLLPQLAGMLGAVHPAVLGCRLNQALCSAALRQDEVALSRMSELLDDARPALGDRDPFTLELRRELGKLLAQLGDHERARSEFHSLLPDMVTVHGADHPETRHVRDLLENLDRFLK; this is encoded by the coding sequence GTGAAACAGGGCGACGTCGTCGGCGGCCGGTACGAGCTGGTCGACTATCTCGGTCGGGGCGGCTACGGCGAGGTCTGGAAGGGCTTCGATCAGTCGCTGGACCGGCATGTCGCCGCCAAGTTCATCCGTTCCGACAGGTTTCCCACCCCCGAGCTGCGTGAGGAGGCTGAGCAGCGCTTCCGGCGCGAGGCCCGTGTCACCGCGCGGATCCAGCATCCCGGGGTGCCGATCGTCCATGACATCGGCACCCACGACGGTGATCTCTACCTGGTGATGCAGCTCGTCGAGGGCTTCCGGATCGACGACCTGATCGCACACCACCGGCCTCTCCCGGTCGCCTGGGCGGCGGCGATCGCAGCCCAGATCTGCGCGGTGCTGACGGTCGCGCACGCCGAATCGCTCATCCACCGGGACCTCAAGCCGACCAACCTGGTTCTCTGCCCCGACGGCACGGTCAAGGTCCTCGACTTCGGCATCGTGGCCGTGCTGGGCTCGGCGGACATCACCCAGATCACGCGGGTCGGCGAGGGGGTCGGCACGCCGTACTACATGTCGCCCGAGCTGGCGGTCACCGGGGAGGCCAGCCCGCAGAGCGACCTCTACGCGCTCGGCTGCGTGCTGCACGAGCTGCTGGCCGGTTCTCGGGTCTTCCAATCCGCGCACACCGTCGCCGAGATCAGCCGGCACTATTCGGAGGTGCCGGCGCCGCTGAGGGCACTCCGCCGCGACGTGCCCGGCGAGATCGAGCGACTCGTCCTGGACCTGCTGGCCAAGAACGCCGCCGACCGGCCCTCGGGCGCGGCGGAGGTGTACGAGCGGCTGCTGCCGTTCGTGGTCGCCCTCCCGCCGCTGCCTGGAACGACCGCCGCGGCACCCTTCCCCGACCCGCTGCGGATGTACGCCACCGTCGTGGAGCGGATCGCGGAGACCGCTCTCGTCGGTCCTCGCGTTCCGGCGCAGCGCCCGGAAGCCGCGCGGAGGCTTTCGGAGGCGGAACTCCTCGCGGCGAACGACCGAGCGGAGGAACTCGCCGTCCAAGGGCGTTTCAGCCAGGCGATCGAACTACTGGAAGGCGCGCTCATCGGGGCGCGGGACGTGCTACCGCGGGAGCACCCGGTGATCTTCGCCCTCCGCATGCGGCTGGCCGACTCGCGCTTCGCCGCCAGGGACTACCGGCAGGCGGCGGAGGAGTATGACAAGCTCCTTCCCCAGCTGGCGGGGATGCTCGGAGCCGTACACCCCGCGGTGCTGGGCTGCCGCCTCAACCAGGCGCTCTGCTCGGCGGCGCTCAGGCAGGACGAGGTCGCGCTTTCGCGGATGAGCGAGCTGCTCGACGACGCGAGACCGGCGCTGGGCGACCGTGATCCGTTCACTCTGGAGCTACGGCGGGAGCTCGGCAAACTTCTCGCCCAGCTCGGCGACCATGAGCGGGCACGTTCGGAGTTCCATTCCCTGCTCCCCGACATGGTGACCGTCCACGGTGCCGACCATCCTGAGACGCGGCATGTCCGTGACCTCCTGGAGAACCTCGACCGCTTCCTGAAGTGA
- a CDS encoding type I restriction endonuclease subunit R, with the protein MSPVHHEKVFEDAIESALLRAGWLKGANSLYDHALGLNPDELLDFVRATQPKEWQRLVTAQAGDEAGAARRLADQVAKAIDHEGALEVLRRGVKDRGITFRLAYFRPAHTIAADALEPYGKNILSVVRQFRYSAKTTDALDLALFVNGIPVATAELKNPLTGQTVEDAKRQYREDRDPKELVFARRALVHFAVDPDLVFVTTRLSGKSTRFLPFNMGTAGAGNAGGAGNPGTPSGGTYPTAYLWERIWHPDTWLDLLKRFLHVDDEDVKKGKGRKPSPGKAHRLPLIFPRFHQWHAVQAMTAHAKRHGAGHNYLIQHSAGSGKSNTIAWLAHALSNLHTPDGLAEIDEAALAKGYQPNRPVFDKVIVITDRVVLDRQLQETIYQFEHTPGVVQRIDQHSDQLADALQGETAKVVITTLQKFPYVLQKVEGLRGKRFAVVVDEAHSSQSGEGSAALKRVLLKLGSDDIDEDGDLLTASALARGRHDNLSYFAFTATPKSKTLNLFGVPGEDGKPRAFHVYSMRQAIEEGFILDVLKNYVTYKTFWRLISTEPDDREVDKRKGQALLAQFAALHPTSMKQRAQIIVEHFRRHTAAQLGGRAKAMVVTRRREHAVRLGQAIRDYVEVHGYADCGTLIAFSQTLEVDGTEYTESRLNGFSERELPERYGYCRADDSSPNAAEKAEYRILVVADKYQTGFDQPLLTTMYVDKPLAGVAAVQTLSRLNRTHRFKSQGDVFVLDFANEAEDVQAAFQPYYEATATEQIDPNLLYTRASAVLGHALLVESEMQALAEGYLRAERTSVTQRDLEKAHAELYRLTGPAVARFAERQREDLENNGDAAEEFRGDLRGYVRLYGFLSQIVPYVDPELERLYLFGRFLLNRLPRREDPAVDVGEVDLTHLKISRTGEHDLSLRGEGEVTIPGPIGGGGGAAPEPELTSLRDLIAALNDKYGLGLSEADQIWVEQQLQEAARNDSLKAAALVNDEANFGEVFADHLEKVVVDRHTGNTGLVQRFYDDSLFRSRITEIGRRQVYKMIRDSEGLE; encoded by the coding sequence GTGTCCCCCGTGCATCACGAGAAGGTCTTCGAGGACGCCATTGAGTCGGCACTGCTCAGAGCGGGCTGGCTCAAAGGAGCGAACAGCCTCTACGACCACGCCCTCGGGCTGAACCCCGACGAGCTGCTCGACTTCGTGCGGGCGACGCAGCCGAAGGAATGGCAGCGGCTGGTCACCGCGCAGGCCGGGGACGAGGCGGGGGCCGCGCGGCGGCTGGCGGACCAGGTGGCGAAGGCGATCGACCACGAAGGCGCCCTGGAGGTGCTCCGACGCGGGGTGAAGGACCGGGGGATCACCTTCAGGCTGGCTTACTTCCGGCCCGCGCACACCATCGCCGCCGACGCGCTGGAGCCGTACGGCAAGAACATCCTCAGCGTCGTCCGCCAGTTCCGCTACTCGGCGAAGACGACCGACGCCTTGGACCTGGCGCTGTTCGTCAACGGGATTCCGGTCGCCACGGCCGAGTTGAAGAACCCGCTCACCGGCCAGACCGTTGAGGACGCCAAGCGGCAGTACCGCGAGGACCGCGACCCGAAGGAGCTGGTCTTCGCCAGGCGCGCGCTCGTCCACTTCGCCGTGGACCCGGACCTGGTGTTCGTCACCACCCGGCTGTCGGGGAAGAGCACGCGCTTCCTGCCGTTCAACATGGGCACGGCGGGCGCGGGCAACGCGGGCGGCGCGGGCAACCCCGGCACCCCGTCCGGCGGCACCTATCCGACCGCCTATCTGTGGGAGCGGATCTGGCACCCGGACACCTGGCTGGACCTGCTCAAGCGGTTCCTGCACGTCGACGACGAGGACGTGAAGAAGGGCAAGGGACGCAAGCCGTCCCCCGGCAAGGCCCACCGGCTGCCGCTGATCTTCCCCCGGTTCCACCAGTGGCACGCCGTACAGGCCATGACCGCGCACGCGAAGCGGCACGGTGCCGGCCATAACTATCTCATCCAGCACTCGGCCGGGTCGGGCAAGTCGAACACGATCGCCTGGCTGGCGCACGCGCTGTCCAACCTGCACACCCCGGACGGACTCGCGGAGATCGACGAGGCGGCGCTGGCCAAGGGGTATCAGCCGAACCGGCCGGTCTTCGACAAGGTCATCGTGATCACCGACCGGGTGGTCCTGGACCGGCAGCTCCAGGAGACGATCTACCAGTTCGAGCACACGCCGGGTGTGGTCCAGCGGATCGACCAGCACTCCGACCAACTCGCCGACGCGCTGCAGGGCGAGACCGCCAAGGTCGTCATCACCACGCTGCAGAAGTTCCCCTACGTCCTGCAGAAGGTCGAGGGACTGCGCGGCAAGCGGTTCGCGGTGGTCGTGGACGAGGCACACTCATCGCAGTCGGGGGAGGGGTCGGCGGCGTTGAAGCGGGTGCTGCTCAAGCTCGGCAGTGACGACATCGACGAGGACGGCGACCTGCTGACCGCGAGCGCGCTCGCCCGGGGCAGGCACGACAACCTCTCCTACTTCGCGTTCACCGCGACGCCGAAGAGCAAGACACTCAACCTGTTCGGCGTGCCCGGCGAGGACGGCAAGCCGCGCGCCTTCCATGTCTACTCGATGCGGCAGGCGATCGAGGAGGGCTTCATCCTCGACGTGCTGAAGAACTACGTCACCTACAAGACGTTCTGGCGGCTGATCAGCACCGAGCCCGACGACCGCGAGGTCGACAAGCGCAAGGGGCAGGCACTGCTCGCCCAGTTCGCCGCGCTGCACCCCACCAGCATGAAGCAGCGGGCGCAGATCATCGTTGAGCACTTCCGAAGGCACACCGCCGCACAGCTGGGCGGGCGGGCCAAGGCGATGGTCGTCACGCGCAGACGTGAACACGCCGTACGGCTCGGTCAGGCGATCCGCGACTACGTCGAGGTCCACGGCTACGCCGACTGCGGCACGCTGATCGCCTTCTCGCAGACTCTTGAGGTCGACGGGACGGAGTACACCGAGTCCAGGCTCAACGGGTTCAGCGAGAGGGAGTTGCCGGAACGGTACGGCTACTGCCGGGCCGACGACTCCTCGCCGAACGCCGCGGAGAAGGCGGAATATCGGATCCTGGTCGTCGCCGACAAGTATCAGACGGGATTCGACCAGCCGCTGCTGACCACGATGTACGTGGACAAGCCGCTGGCCGGGGTGGCCGCCGTGCAGACATTGTCCCGGTTGAACCGTACGCATCGGTTCAAGTCGCAGGGCGACGTGTTCGTGCTCGACTTCGCCAACGAGGCCGAGGACGTCCAGGCGGCGTTCCAGCCGTACTACGAGGCCACGGCCACCGAGCAGATCGACCCGAACCTGCTGTACACGCGGGCGTCGGCCGTGCTCGGGCACGCCCTCCTGGTGGAGTCGGAGATGCAGGCCCTCGCCGAGGGATACCTGCGGGCCGAGCGGACGTCGGTGACGCAGCGTGACCTGGAGAAGGCCCACGCTGAGCTCTACCGGTTGACCGGGCCGGCGGTGGCGCGCTTCGCCGAGCGGCAGCGGGAGGATCTGGAGAACAACGGGGACGCGGCCGAGGAGTTCCGTGGTGACCTGCGTGGATACGTGCGCCTGTACGGCTTCCTGTCGCAGATCGTGCCCTACGTTGATCCCGAGCTGGAGCGGCTGTACCTGTTCGGCCGGTTTCTGCTGAACCGGCTGCCGCGCCGGGAGGACCCGGCCGTGGACGTCGGCGAGGTCGACCTCACCCACCTGAAGATCAGCCGGACCGGTGAGCACGACCTCAGCCTGCGTGGCGAGGGGGAGGTGACGATCCCCGGCCCGATCGGCGGTGGTGGCGGCGCGGCACCCGAGCCGGAACTGACGTCGCTGCGCGATCTGATCGCCGCGCTCAACGACAAGTACGGTCTGGGGCTGTCGGAGGCCGACCAGATCTGGGTGGAGCAGCAGCTCCAGGAGGCGGCGCGCAACGACTCGCTCAAGGCCGCCGCCCTGGTCAACGACGAGGCCAACTTCGGCGAGGTCTTCGCCGACCACCTGGAGAAGGTCGTCGTCGACCGGCACACCGGCAACACCGGCCTCGTGCAGCGGTTCTACGACGACTCGTTGTTCCGGTCGCGGATCACCGAGATCGGACGCAGGCAGGTCTACAAGATGATCCGCGACAGTGAGGGGCTGGAGTGA